The following proteins come from a genomic window of Fimbriimonadia bacterium:
- a CDS encoding aminotransferase class V-fold PLP-dependent enzyme, translating to MLYLDYAATTPLAPEVLEAMMPFLTSSFGNANTLYSLGAECREAIYAARETMARFIGAEDPSEVVFTSGGTESDNAAIRGVLEANPSKSVVCSSIEHHAVLDTCKAVARDRCVVVDVGPDGILSPDALRAAMPPDPCLVSVMHANNEIGVIQPIRKLAAVAHEAGAAFHTDAVQSAGKIPIDVVEMGIDLLSISAHKLYGPKGVGALYVKKGTPIRTQQTGGEQEFGKRGGTSNTPGIVGLAKAAEIAMEEMAEEAVRLRALRDRLIDGVLSLVPDCRVTGAHEPRLPHNAHFLFRGCEGESILLNLDHVGICCSAGAACASGSVEMSHVLRALRIEPEWGQGSIRVSLGRYTTEADIERAITALASAVEQVRRLTASPPLSS from the coding sequence GGCGCGGAGTGTAGAGAGGCTATCTACGCTGCGCGTGAGACGATGGCCCGGTTCATCGGCGCGGAGGATCCGAGCGAGGTCGTGTTCACTTCCGGCGGCACCGAATCCGACAACGCTGCCATCCGCGGCGTGCTGGAAGCCAACCCAAGCAAGAGTGTCGTCTGCTCCTCCATTGAGCACCACGCCGTATTGGACACGTGCAAAGCGGTCGCTCGTGACCGCTGTGTCGTCGTGGATGTCGGGCCGGACGGCATTCTGAGCCCAGACGCGCTGCGAGCTGCGATGCCGCCCGACCCGTGTTTGGTTAGCGTGATGCACGCAAACAACGAGATTGGCGTCATCCAACCAATCCGCAAACTAGCTGCCGTGGCGCACGAGGCCGGCGCCGCTTTCCACACCGATGCGGTCCAGTCGGCGGGCAAGATCCCGATTGACGTCGTGGAGATGGGGATTGACCTGCTCTCCATCTCGGCACACAAGCTGTACGGCCCCAAAGGGGTGGGAGCGCTGTACGTGAAGAAGGGCACGCCGATCAGAACCCAGCAGACCGGGGGCGAGCAGGAATTTGGGAAGCGCGGGGGGACGAGCAACACACCAGGGATCGTTGGGTTGGCTAAAGCCGCTGAAATTGCGATGGAGGAGATGGCGGAGGAGGCGGTGCGGCTCCGCGCACTGCGCGACCGCCTCATTGACGGCGTGCTGTCGCTGGTACCGGACTGTAGAGTGACTGGCGCGCACGAGCCTAGGCTGCCACACAACGCACACTTTTTGTTCCGAGGGTGTGAAGGCGAGTCGATCCTGCTGAACCTGGACCACGTGGGCATCTGCTGCAGCGCAGGCGCGGCGTGTGCGAGCGGGTCCGTAGAGATGTCGCACGTTCTTCGCGCGCTCCGGATCGAGCCGGAGTGGGGCCAGGGCTCGATCCGAGTGTCACTGGGTCGGTACACGACGGAGGCGGACATCGAGCGGGCAATCACCGCCTTGGCATCGGCCGTGGAACAGGTCCGGCGGCTGACTGCTTCGCCCCCACTGAGCTCCTAA
- a CDS encoding sigma-70 family RNA polymerase sigma factor: MWMRQTRRAQLLTPEQEVDLARRVQQNEQWAKNMLIESNLRLVVSIAKKYNARGIPLADLIQEGNLGLIRAVEKFDWRKGFRFSTYATWWIRRAIARAIINQGRTIRIPVYVAELINKVMKTANRLQQEYHREPTEEEISREVGLSTERVREMLRVAIEPLSLETPVGEKDNSSLGDFIQSTNMPTPTDVTHKLIRREEIDAVLKRLTPRERDVVRLRFGLDDGRSRTLEEVGVALKVTRERVRQIELRAMKKLRSLGQEYAHIAALLVSNN, translated from the coding sequence ATGTGGATGCGGCAGACCCGCCGCGCACAGTTGCTCACCCCGGAACAGGAGGTCGATCTGGCACGGCGCGTCCAACAGAACGAGCAGTGGGCCAAGAACATGCTGATCGAGTCTAACCTGCGGCTGGTGGTCAGCATCGCGAAGAAGTACAACGCGAGGGGCATCCCGCTCGCTGACCTGATCCAGGAGGGCAACCTGGGTCTGATCCGCGCCGTGGAAAAGTTCGACTGGCGCAAGGGCTTTCGGTTCAGCACATATGCTACGTGGTGGATTCGGCGCGCGATCGCTCGAGCGATCATCAACCAAGGCCGGACCATTCGCATCCCGGTATACGTGGCGGAGTTGATCAACAAGGTGATGAAGACCGCCAATCGGCTGCAGCAGGAGTACCATCGCGAGCCGACGGAGGAAGAGATCTCTCGAGAAGTTGGGCTCTCGACCGAGCGCGTGCGCGAAATGCTGCGCGTGGCCATCGAGCCGCTGAGCCTCGAGACGCCCGTGGGTGAGAAGGACAACTCCTCGCTGGGAGACTTCATCCAGTCCACAAACATGCCCACTCCGACGGACGTGACGCATAAGCTGATCCGCCGGGAGGAGATTGACGCGGTGCTGAAGCGGCTGACGCCGCGAGAGCGTGACGTGGTTCGGCTCCGGTTCGGGCTGGACGACGGCCGGTCGCGCACGCTGGAGGAGGTCGGGGTCGCGCTGAAGGTGACCCGCGAGCGCGTGCGGCAGATCGAGCTCCGGGCGATGAAGAAGCTGCGGAGCCTCGGACAGGAGTACGCTCACATCGCAGCCCTTCTGGTGAGCAACAACTAG